The following are from one region of the Bos mutus isolate GX-2022 chromosome 18, NWIPB_WYAK_1.1, whole genome shotgun sequence genome:
- the LOC102270634 gene encoding small ribosomal subunit protein uS14-like, with the protein MGHQQLYWSHPRKFRQGSRCSRVCSNLHGLIRKCGLNMCRQCFRQYAKDIGFIKLD; encoded by the coding sequence ATGGGTCACCAGCAGCTGTACTGGAGCCATCCGAGAAAATTCCGCCAGGGTTCTCGCTGTAGCCGGGTCTGCTCAAACCTGCACGGTCTGATCCGGAAATGCGGCCTCAATATGTGCCGCCAGTGTTTCCGCCAGTATGCGAAGGACATTGGCTTCATTAAGTTGGACTAA